In Acidovorax sp. GBBC 1281, a single window of DNA contains:
- a CDS encoding Fic family protein, whose translation MTEIAERVASEPGSALMMSPSIRGRSGRVEIRPVLPQSKSEQREMLQDFLTNWSGPQSVKTKILKAHEQESFVLDLAGKHLSSLPDGLFLLPHLGNLVVNGNPSLKNLPPDLAYAPALARIQANDCDLHELPENIGQAGELVTLEIKNNAQLTELPASMADLKKFEVIDATRCNLVVLPEGGMGPKIRQIDLSNNPRLSHLPEKLGESPDIEHLELKGCSFSIIPSGIGALPKLKSLNLADNAAMQQLPPGLNFKKVYVGTRSTQIRLMDLVLNQPISPPVRKEQDAKLKHVQKHWVAIQKLIETGGARVAQKAEAARLEVDQGRAGLSNTAQSTPLAGRNWKVANHQIKEWIGQHQPLDTDHLKRLNAMLGQGTMPFNDPDAFEKFGARFGEFRRQPTGFPQGSAAAAVVDEREVGAEMAQFDEWFEQSSAQVSQGQMSPAELSAATVQRLMSIHPFPDANGRTARLAGDWVLMSYGLPPANSPKHPIIVFSSGRNPDGPDDAFALTVEGMTKTVEIYEKHLGLKTSRR comes from the coding sequence ATGACGGAAATTGCCGAGCGGGTCGCATCCGAGCCGGGGTCTGCCCTGATGATGTCTCCCTCGATAAGGGGGCGATCGGGCAGGGTGGAAATCAGGCCAGTATTGCCGCAGAGCAAGAGCGAGCAAAGGGAAATGCTCCAAGATTTTTTGACGAATTGGTCAGGTCCCCAGTCGGTAAAAACCAAAATTCTCAAAGCCCACGAGCAGGAGTCCTTCGTTCTAGACTTGGCAGGGAAACATCTGAGCAGTCTTCCGGATGGGCTTTTCTTGCTGCCACATTTGGGAAACCTCGTTGTGAATGGCAACCCTTCACTCAAAAATTTGCCGCCCGATCTGGCTTACGCCCCCGCATTGGCCCGCATCCAGGCAAACGATTGTGACCTGCATGAGTTGCCGGAAAATATCGGTCAGGCGGGGGAGTTGGTCACGCTGGAGATTAAAAATAACGCCCAATTGACCGAACTCCCTGCATCGATGGCGGATTTGAAAAAATTCGAGGTGATCGACGCAACCCGTTGTAATTTGGTGGTCTTGCCGGAAGGCGGGATGGGCCCAAAAATCCGGCAAATCGATCTCTCTAATAATCCGAGGCTCAGCCATTTGCCGGAGAAATTAGGCGAGAGCCCCGATATTGAACATCTGGAATTGAAAGGTTGCTCGTTCTCGATCATTCCTTCTGGTATTGGGGCCCTCCCAAAGCTGAAGTCGCTGAACTTAGCGGACAACGCGGCCATGCAGCAGCTTCCACCAGGCCTGAACTTCAAAAAGGTGTATGTCGGCACGCGAAGCACGCAGATCCGCCTGATGGACTTGGTTTTAAACCAACCCATCAGTCCGCCTGTGCGCAAAGAGCAAGACGCCAAACTCAAGCACGTGCAAAAGCACTGGGTAGCGATCCAGAAGCTGATAGAAACCGGCGGCGCTAGAGTGGCACAGAAGGCAGAGGCCGCCCGCTTGGAAGTGGACCAGGGCAGGGCCGGTCTCTCCAATACCGCGCAATCAACACCACTGGCAGGGCGCAATTGGAAGGTCGCCAATCATCAAATTAAAGAATGGATCGGCCAGCACCAGCCGTTGGATACCGATCATCTGAAGCGCCTGAATGCGATGCTGGGCCAAGGCACCATGCCTTTCAACGACCCTGATGCATTTGAAAAATTTGGCGCGCGATTTGGGGAGTTTCGCCGGCAACCGACCGGATTTCCCCAGGGAAGCGCTGCTGCTGCGGTGGTAGACGAGCGAGAGGTGGGCGCTGAAATGGCTCAGTTCGATGAATGGTTTGAACAGTCATCCGCTCAGGTGTCGCAAGGCCAAATGAGTCCTGCCGAACTGTCAGCGGCAACGGTCCAGCGCTTGATGAGCATTCACCCGTTCCCCGATGCCAACGGCCGCACGGCCCGGCTTGCGGGTGACTGGGTTTTGATGAGCTATGGTCTGCCGCCCGCCAACAGTCCAAAACATCCAATCATCGTGTTCTCCAGCGGACGCAACCCAGACGGTCCTGACGATGCCTTTGCCTTAACGGTCGAGGGCATGACAAAGACCGTCGAGATTTACGAAAAACATTTGGGATTGAAAACCTCAAGGCGTTAA
- the bfr gene encoding bacterioferritin — protein MQGNPQVIDYFKDLLRGELAARDQYFIHSRLYEDQGFVKLYTRIDHEMQEETQHADALLRRILFLGGMPDMRPKEFTPGTTVPEMLRKDLATEYEVRAALQQGMALCESVRDYVSRDLLLAQLRDTEEDHAYWLEKQIGLIDKVGLQNYLQTQSASAD, from the coding sequence ATGCAGGGAAACCCACAGGTCATCGATTATTTCAAGGACCTGCTGCGCGGCGAACTGGCCGCGCGCGATCAATACTTCATCCATTCGCGCCTCTACGAAGACCAGGGCTTCGTGAAGCTCTACACGCGGATCGACCATGAGATGCAGGAAGAGACCCAGCACGCCGACGCGCTGCTGCGGCGCATTCTCTTCCTGGGCGGCATGCCCGACATGCGTCCGAAGGAATTCACCCCCGGCACCACCGTGCCCGAGATGCTGCGCAAGGACCTGGCCACCGAATACGAAGTGCGCGCCGCGCTGCAGCAAGGCATGGCCCTGTGCGAGAGCGTGCGGGACTACGTGAGCCGCGACCTGCTGCTCGCCCAGTTGCGCGACACCGAGGAAGACCACGCCTACTGGCTGGAAAAGCAGATCGGCCTGATCGACAAGGTCGGCCTGCAGAACTACCTGCAGACGCAATCGGCCTCCGCGGACTGA
- a CDS encoding LysR family transcriptional regulator, translated as MNDASIELRVWRQFLAVAEELHFGRAAQRLHMTQPPLTQAIAQLERALGLLLFDRTRRRVALTPAGEALLPDVREVLARAQALPARVRAAAQGEVGRIRLAFVSTVGFEQLPAWVRAFRSACPQVSLELVEATGDVQLQLLERGEIDAGLLLHSPQFAPPGLAGLRVAREPLVLALPAAHPLAVQAKAPPLAAVLAEPLVIFPRRILPSVYDAIFALYHAAGHSPQVAQEAIQMQTIVNLVAAGLGLAFVPQSVMQFQRTGVVYRRVATPLRRPGPALPECETRLVWNAPAAGPALLRFVAFVQALQGTAPGEGADRSIGDGLLSNR; from the coding sequence ATGAATGACGCATCGATCGAGCTGCGCGTGTGGCGCCAGTTCCTGGCCGTGGCGGAAGAGCTGCACTTCGGCCGCGCCGCGCAGCGCCTGCACATGACCCAGCCCCCGCTCACCCAGGCGATCGCCCAGCTGGAGCGCGCGCTGGGCCTGCTGCTGTTCGACCGCACGCGCCGCCGCGTCGCGCTCACGCCGGCCGGCGAGGCGCTGCTGCCCGACGTGCGCGAGGTGCTGGCACGTGCCCAGGCCCTGCCGGCGCGCGTCCGGGCCGCGGCGCAGGGCGAGGTCGGGCGCATCCGGCTGGCCTTCGTGTCCACCGTGGGCTTCGAGCAGTTGCCCGCCTGGGTGCGCGCCTTTCGCAGCGCCTGCCCGCAGGTGTCGCTGGAACTGGTCGAGGCCACGGGCGACGTGCAGCTGCAGTTGCTGGAGCGCGGAGAGATCGATGCAGGCCTGCTGCTGCATTCGCCGCAGTTCGCCCCGCCGGGCCTGGCTGGCCTGCGCGTGGCGCGCGAGCCGCTGGTGCTGGCGCTGCCGGCGGCGCACCCGTTGGCGGTGCAGGCGAAAGCCCCGCCGCTGGCCGCCGTGCTGGCCGAGCCGCTGGTGATCTTTCCACGCCGCATCCTGCCTTCGGTTTACGACGCGATCTTCGCGCTCTACCACGCGGCCGGGCATTCACCGCAGGTGGCGCAGGAAGCCATCCAGATGCAGACCATCGTCAACCTGGTGGCGGCCGGCCTGGGGCTGGCCTTCGTGCCGCAGAGCGTGATGCAGTTCCAGCGCACCGGCGTGGTCTACCGCCGCGTGGCCACGCCGCTTCGCCGGCCGGGGCCGGCGCTGCCCGAGTGCGAAACCCGGCTGGTGTGGAACGCCCCCGCGGCCGGGCCGGCGCTGCTGCGCTTCGTGGCCTTCGTGCAGGCGCTCCAGGGCACGGCGCCGGGTGAGGGTGCGGATCGGTCGATCGGGGATGGTTTGCTATCAAATAGATAG
- the ilvD gene encoding dihydroxy-acid dehydratase, which translates to MENKPLQINRRSANITEGKSRAPNRSMYYAMGYEEGDFKKPMVGVANGHSTITPCNSGLQKLADAAIQGIEEAGGNAQVFGTPTISDGMAMGTEGMKYSLVSREVISDCIETCVQGQWMDGVVVVGGCDKNMPGGLMGMLRANVPAIYVYGGTILPGKYKGQDLNIVSVFEAVGQNAAGNLSDFDLKEIEKRAIPGTGSCGGMYTANTMSSAFEALGISLPYSSTMANPHDEKQNSAKESAKVLIEAIKKDIRPSDIVTKKSIENAVAVIMATGGSTNAVLHFLAIAHAAGVEWSIDDFERVRQKTPVLCDLKPSGKYLAVDLHQAGGIPQVMKVLLNAGLLHGDCLTIEGKTIAEVLKDVPDAPRADQDVIRPIDRPMYEQGHLAILKGNLSPEGAVAKITGLKNPVITGPARVFDDEQSALKAILDGKIVAGDVMVLRYLGPKGGPGMPEMLAPTGALIGAGLGESVGLITDGRFSGGTWGMVVGHVAPEAAAGGTIAFVNEGDSITIDAHTLRLELNVPEAELARRREGWTPPAPRYTRGVQAKFAFNAASASKGAVLDAY; encoded by the coding sequence ATGGAAAACAAACCCCTGCAGATCAACCGCCGCAGCGCCAACATCACCGAAGGCAAATCGCGCGCGCCCAACCGCTCGATGTACTACGCGATGGGCTACGAAGAAGGTGACTTCAAGAAGCCCATGGTGGGCGTGGCCAACGGGCACAGCACGATCACGCCGTGCAACTCGGGCCTGCAGAAGCTGGCCGATGCGGCCATCCAGGGCATCGAGGAAGCCGGCGGCAATGCCCAGGTGTTCGGCACCCCGACCATCAGCGACGGCATGGCCATGGGCACCGAAGGCATGAAGTACAGCCTGGTGAGTCGCGAGGTCATCAGCGACTGCATCGAGACCTGCGTGCAGGGCCAGTGGATGGACGGCGTGGTCGTCGTGGGCGGCTGCGACAAGAACATGCCCGGCGGCCTGATGGGCATGCTGCGCGCCAACGTGCCGGCCATCTATGTGTACGGCGGCACCATCCTGCCGGGCAAGTACAAGGGCCAGGACCTGAACATCGTGAGCGTGTTCGAGGCCGTGGGCCAGAACGCCGCCGGCAACCTGAGCGACTTCGACCTCAAGGAGATCGAAAAGCGCGCCATTCCCGGCACCGGTTCGTGCGGCGGCATGTACACGGCCAACACCATGTCCAGCGCGTTCGAGGCGCTGGGCATCAGCCTGCCCTACTCCAGCACCATGGCCAACCCGCACGACGAGAAGCAGAACTCGGCCAAGGAATCGGCCAAGGTGTTGATCGAGGCGATCAAGAAGGACATCCGCCCGAGCGACATCGTGACCAAGAAGTCCATCGAGAACGCCGTGGCCGTGATCATGGCCACCGGCGGCTCGACCAATGCGGTGCTGCACTTCCTGGCCATCGCGCACGCGGCCGGCGTGGAATGGTCCATCGACGATTTCGAGCGCGTGCGCCAGAAGACGCCCGTGCTGTGCGACCTCAAGCCCAGCGGCAAGTACCTGGCCGTGGACCTGCACCAGGCCGGCGGCATTCCGCAGGTCATGAAGGTGCTGCTGAACGCCGGCCTGCTGCACGGCGACTGCCTCACCATCGAAGGCAAGACCATCGCCGAGGTGCTGAAGGACGTGCCGGACGCGCCCCGCGCCGACCAGGACGTGATCCGCCCCATCGACCGGCCCATGTACGAGCAGGGCCACCTGGCCATCCTCAAGGGCAACCTGAGCCCCGAAGGCGCGGTCGCCAAAATCACGGGCCTGAAGAACCCCGTCATCACCGGCCCGGCGCGCGTGTTCGACGACGAGCAGTCGGCCCTGAAGGCCATCCTGGACGGCAAGATCGTGGCGGGCGACGTGATGGTGCTGCGCTACCTGGGCCCCAAGGGCGGCCCCGGCATGCCCGAGATGCTGGCACCCACGGGCGCGCTGATCGGCGCGGGCCTGGGCGAAAGCGTGGGCCTCATCACCGACGGGCGTTTCTCCGGCGGCACCTGGGGCATGGTCGTGGGCCACGTGGCTCCGGAAGCGGCGGCGGGCGGCACCATCGCGTTCGTGAACGAAGGCGATTCCATCACCATCGACGCGCACACGCTGCGGCTCGAACTGAACGTGCCCGAGGCCGAACTGGCCCGCCGCCGCGAAGGCTGGACGCCCCCCGCTCCGCGCTACACGCGCGGCGTGCAGGCCAAGTTCGCCTTCAATGCTGCCAGCGCCAGCAAGGGCGCGGTGCTGGACGCCTACTGA
- a CDS encoding TIGR04438 family Trp-rich protein — protein sequence MYALGLGVFLVLLKYLEIGPVALWSWWWVLSPFAVAFVWWAWADATGYTKRRAMERMDQRKQDRINKNKEALGIQPRNRR from the coding sequence ATGTACGCGCTGGGTCTGGGAGTGTTTCTTGTGCTGCTCAAATACCTCGAGATCGGGCCCGTGGCCCTGTGGTCGTGGTGGTGGGTTCTGTCCCCCTTCGCCGTGGCCTTCGTCTGGTGGGCCTGGGCCGACGCCACCGGCTACACCAAGCGCCGCGCGATGGAACGGATGGACCAGCGCAAGCAGGACCGCATCAACAAGAACAAGGAAGCCCTGGGCATCCAGCCGCGCAACCGCCGCTGA
- a CDS encoding c-type cytochrome produces MKRTLITLAMALSVAVPALADQALATSKNCMACHAVDKKLVGPSYKDVAAKYAGQKDAVDKLAAKIMKGGSGVWGPVPMPANAQVNDADAKKLAAWVLSLK; encoded by the coding sequence ATGAAGCGCACCCTGATCACCCTCGCGATGGCCCTGTCGGTGGCCGTGCCGGCCCTGGCCGACCAGGCCCTCGCCACCTCGAAAAACTGCATGGCCTGCCATGCGGTGGACAAGAAGCTGGTGGGCCCGTCGTACAAGGATGTGGCCGCCAAATACGCCGGCCAAAAGGATGCGGTGGACAAGCTGGCCGCCAAGATCATGAAGGGCGGATCGGGCGTGTGGGGCCCGGTGCCCATGCCGGCGAATGCCCAGGTGAACGATGCCGACGCCAAGAAGCTGGCCGCCTGGGTGCTGTCGCTGAAGTAA
- a CDS encoding LapA family protein yields MNFRTIALLLIVAAMAVLAALNWTTLATPSVISLGLTSFEAPLGLLMLGLTVLLGIFFIAYVLSLQGSVLLETRRHAKEMTAQRDLADKAEASRFTELRAFLENQNLQSHSALIARIDALELHLAQRAQESDNTTAAYVGQLEHQLRGTPRVDSRIDPI; encoded by the coding sequence ATGAATTTCAGAACCATCGCGCTGCTGCTCATCGTGGCCGCCATGGCCGTGCTGGCCGCGCTCAACTGGACCACGCTGGCCACCCCATCCGTCATCTCGCTGGGGCTGACCTCCTTCGAGGCCCCGCTGGGCCTGCTCATGCTGGGGCTGACCGTGCTGCTGGGCATTTTCTTCATCGCCTACGTGCTGTCGCTGCAAGGCTCGGTGCTGTTGGAGACGCGCCGCCACGCCAAGGAAATGACGGCCCAACGCGACCTGGCCGACAAGGCCGAAGCCTCCCGCTTCACCGAACTGCGCGCGTTTCTCGAAAACCAGAACCTGCAGTCCCATTCCGCCCTGATCGCGCGCATCGATGCGCTGGAACTGCACCTGGCCCAGCGCGCCCAGGAATCGGACAACACCACTGCGGCCTACGTGGGCCAGCTCGAACACCAACTGCGCGGCACCCCGCGCGTCGATTCCCGCATCGACCCGATCTGA
- the acs gene encoding acetate--CoA ligase — protein sequence MSASSSTIESVLVENRVFPPSDALQKAARISGMAGYDALCTEAEQDFEGFWARLARENLQWDKPFTRTLDASKAPFYEWFADGQLNASANCLDRHIGTPVENKTAIIFEADDGTVTRVTYKELLARVGQFANALKANGVQQGDRVLIYMPMTVEGVIAMQACARIGATHSVVFGGFSAKALQERIIDAGAVAVITANYQMRGGKELPLKAIVDEALAMGGCDTIRSILVYQRTATACAMVAGRDKTFAEALQGQSSDCPPVPVGAEHPLFILYTSGSTGKPKGVQHATGGYLLWAKLTMDWTFDLRPDDVFWCTADIGWITGHTYVAYGPLAAGATQIIFEGIPTFPNAGRFWQMIERHRCTIFYTAPTAIRSLIKAAEGDAAVHPARSDLSSLRILGSVGEPINPEAWMWYHKNVGGERCPIVDTFWQTETGGHVITPLPGATPLVPGSCTLPLPGIAAAIVDEVGNDIANGTGGILVIKKPWPSMIRTIWNDPERFKKSYFPEELKGYYLAGDGAVRSADRGYFRITGRIDDVLNVSGHRMGTMEIESALVSKTDLVAEAAVVGRPDDVTGEAICAFVVLKRSRPTGDEAKAIAKELRDWVAKEIGPIAKPKDIRFGDNLPKTRSGKIMRRLLRSIAKGEQITQDTSTLENPAILDQLSQTN from the coding sequence ATGAGTGCGTCCTCGTCCACGATTGAATCCGTGCTGGTGGAAAACCGCGTTTTCCCGCCCTCCGACGCCCTGCAGAAGGCCGCGCGCATTTCCGGCATGGCCGGCTACGACGCGCTGTGCACCGAGGCCGAGCAGGATTTCGAAGGCTTCTGGGCCCGCCTGGCGCGCGAGAACCTGCAGTGGGACAAGCCTTTCACCCGCACGCTCGATGCCTCCAAGGCGCCGTTCTACGAATGGTTCGCCGACGGCCAGCTGAACGCCAGCGCCAACTGCCTGGACCGGCACATCGGCACCCCGGTCGAAAACAAGACCGCCATCATTTTCGAGGCCGACGACGGCACCGTCACCCGGGTCACCTACAAGGAACTGCTGGCCCGCGTGGGGCAGTTCGCCAACGCGCTCAAGGCCAACGGCGTGCAGCAGGGCGACCGCGTGCTCATCTACATGCCCATGACGGTCGAGGGCGTGATCGCCATGCAGGCGTGCGCGCGCATCGGCGCCACGCACAGCGTGGTGTTCGGGGGCTTTTCTGCCAAGGCGCTGCAGGAGCGGATCATCGACGCGGGCGCGGTGGCCGTCATCACCGCCAACTACCAGATGCGCGGCGGCAAGGAGCTGCCGCTCAAGGCCATCGTGGACGAGGCCCTGGCCATGGGCGGCTGCGACACCATCCGCAGCATCCTCGTGTACCAGCGCACGGCCACCGCCTGCGCCATGGTGGCGGGCCGCGACAAGACCTTCGCCGAGGCGCTGCAGGGCCAGAGCAGCGACTGCCCGCCGGTGCCCGTGGGCGCCGAGCACCCGCTGTTCATCCTGTACACCAGCGGCTCCACCGGCAAGCCCAAGGGCGTGCAGCACGCCACCGGCGGCTACCTGCTGTGGGCCAAGCTCACCATGGACTGGACGTTCGACCTGCGCCCGGACGACGTGTTCTGGTGCACGGCCGACATCGGCTGGATCACCGGCCACACCTACGTGGCCTATGGGCCGCTGGCCGCGGGCGCCACGCAGATCATCTTCGAGGGCATTCCCACCTTCCCGAATGCCGGCCGCTTCTGGCAGATGATCGAGCGCCACCGCTGCACGATCTTCTACACCGCGCCCACGGCGATCCGCTCGCTCATCAAGGCGGCCGAAGGCGATGCCGCCGTGCACCCCGCACGCTCCGACCTGTCGAGCCTGCGCATCCTGGGCAGCGTGGGCGAGCCCATCAACCCCGAGGCCTGGATGTGGTACCACAAGAACGTGGGCGGCGAGCGCTGCCCCATCGTGGACACCTTCTGGCAGACCGAGACCGGCGGCCACGTCATCACCCCGCTGCCAGGCGCGACGCCGCTGGTGCCGGGCAGCTGCACCTTGCCGCTGCCGGGCATCGCGGCCGCCATCGTGGACGAGGTGGGCAACGACATCGCCAACGGCACGGGCGGCATCCTGGTCATCAAGAAGCCGTGGCCCAGCATGATCCGCACCATCTGGAACGACCCCGAGCGCTTCAAGAAAAGCTATTTCCCCGAAGAGCTCAAGGGCTACTACCTGGCGGGCGACGGCGCGGTGCGCAGTGCCGACCGCGGCTACTTCCGCATCACGGGCCGCATCGACGACGTGCTGAACGTCTCGGGCCACCGCATGGGCACGATGGAGATCGAATCGGCCCTGGTGTCCAAGACCGACTTGGTCGCCGAAGCCGCCGTGGTGGGCCGGCCCGACGACGTGACGGGCGAGGCGATCTGCGCCTTCGTCGTGCTCAAGCGCTCGCGCCCCACCGGCGACGAGGCCAAGGCCATCGCCAAGGAACTGCGCGACTGGGTGGCCAAGGAGATCGGCCCCATCGCCAAGCCCAAGGACATCCGCTTCGGCGACAACCTGCCCAAGACCCGCAGCGGCAAGATCATGCGCCGCCTGCTGCGTTCCATCGCCAAGGGCGAGCAGATCACGCAGGACACGAGCACCTTGGAGAATCCGGCCATTCTGGATCAGTTGTCGCAGACCAACTGA
- a CDS encoding TIGR00645 family protein yields MAFPHPPASRNGSKSLTPLASLIFASRWLQLPLYLGLIAAQGVYVWHFLVELWHLIEAAFGHQGALQSLVTSIGYKPGVEVTALNETVIMLVVLALIDVVMISNLLIMVIVGGYETFVSRLNLQSHPDQPEWLGHVNASVLKVKLGLSIIGISSIHLLKTFINAANYDEKVLMWQTIIHVVFLLSAIAIAYTDKLLNVSHEKH; encoded by the coding sequence ATGGCCTTCCCGCACCCCCCCGCTTCCCGCAACGGCAGCAAGTCCCTCACCCCGCTGGCTTCGCTGATCTTCGCCAGCCGCTGGCTGCAACTGCCGCTCTACCTGGGGCTGATCGCCGCCCAGGGCGTGTACGTGTGGCACTTCCTCGTGGAGCTGTGGCACCTGATCGAGGCCGCGTTCGGCCACCAGGGCGCGCTGCAGTCGCTGGTCACCAGCATCGGCTACAAGCCGGGCGTGGAGGTCACGGCGCTCAACGAGACGGTAATCATGCTGGTCGTGCTGGCGCTCATCGACGTGGTGATGATCTCCAACCTGCTCATCATGGTGATCGTGGGCGGCTACGAGACCTTCGTGAGCCGGCTCAACCTGCAAAGCCACCCCGACCAGCCGGAATGGCTGGGCCACGTGAACGCCTCGGTGCTCAAGGTCAAGCTGGGCCTGTCGATCATCGGGATCAGTTCCATCCACCTGCTCAAGACCTTCATCAACGCCGCCAACTACGACGAGAAGGTGCTGATGTGGCAGACGATCATCCACGTGGTGTTCCTGCTGAGCGCCATCGCCATTGCCTACACTGACAAATTGCTGAACGTTTCGCACGAAAAGCACTGA